In the Maribacter sp. MJ134 genome, one interval contains:
- a CDS encoding phosphatase PAP2 family protein, which produces MLEQLLHLDKEVFLYLNGLGVDSWDNFWQFVSNKFSAIPIYTFLLLITYRKYGLKSTALLLVSIALLITVSDQLSNFFKYGIGRLRPCHDSDISGIMRLVKSYCGGKYSYYSAHASNSFAIAIFFGVVLKSEVKYISAALLFWAALVAYSRVYIGVHFPLDILTGAFIGALLGWLFAKLYIFALRKFSL; this is translated from the coding sequence ATGCTAGAACAACTTCTTCATTTAGATAAGGAGGTATTCCTTTACTTGAACGGATTGGGTGTTGATTCATGGGATAATTTTTGGCAATTTGTTTCCAACAAGTTCAGTGCTATTCCTATCTATACTTTTCTATTGTTGATCACTTATCGAAAATACGGTCTAAAGAGTACCGCTCTTTTACTGGTAAGTATTGCATTGCTCATAACGGTATCCGACCAATTGAGTAATTTTTTCAAATACGGTATTGGGCGTTTAAGACCCTGTCATGATTCAGATATTTCAGGAATTATGCGTTTGGTGAAAAGTTACTGTGGCGGAAAGTACAGTTATTATTCTGCACATGCATCCAACTCCTTTGCTATAGCAATCTTTTTTGGAGTTGTGCTAAAGTCCGAAGTAAAATATATTTCCGCTGCTCTTCTTTTTTGGGCTGCGCTCGTGGCTTACAGTAGAGTGTATATTGGAGTTCACTTTCCTTTAGATATCCTCACTGGTGCCTTCATTGGTGCTCTTCTTGGATGGTTGTTTGCAAAGTTGTATATATTTGCCCTTCGTAAATTCTCCCTATGA
- the mazG gene encoding nucleoside triphosphate pyrophosphohydrolase: MNSRETQLQAFDRLLTIMEELRAQCPWDRKQTMQTLRHLTIEETYELGDAILDNDLKEIKGELGDLLLHIVFYAKIGSESKSFDIADVANGICEKLINRHPHIYGDVKVANEEEVKQNWEKIKLKEGKKSVLEGVPKSLPALVKASRIQDKVAGVGFDWEEPHQVFEKVNEELEELQQEIVTGDKDKIEAEFGDVLFSMINYARFLGINPENALERTNKKFSKRFQYLEREAQKKGIYLQDMTLKEMDIYWEAAKKAD, encoded by the coding sequence ATGAATTCTAGAGAAACGCAGTTACAGGCATTTGACCGTTTGCTGACCATTATGGAGGAACTCAGAGCGCAATGTCCATGGGATAGAAAGCAGACCATGCAAACACTTAGGCATCTTACTATAGAAGAAACCTATGAATTAGGAGATGCTATTCTAGACAATGACCTAAAGGAGATTAAAGGAGAATTGGGAGATTTGTTGTTGCACATTGTTTTCTATGCAAAAATCGGTTCGGAATCAAAGAGTTTTGATATCGCTGATGTGGCGAACGGTATCTGCGAAAAACTCATCAACAGGCACCCTCACATCTATGGAGATGTAAAGGTCGCAAATGAAGAAGAGGTCAAACAGAATTGGGAAAAAATAAAGCTCAAAGAAGGTAAAAAAAGTGTTCTGGAAGGTGTTCCAAAAAGTTTGCCCGCTTTGGTCAAAGCCAGCAGAATACAGGATAAGGTTGCCGGTGTAGGTTTTGATTGGGAAGAACCACACCAAGTATTTGAAAAGGTAAACGAAGAACTCGAAGAACTGCAACAAGAAATTGTAACGGGCGACAAGGATAAAATTGAAGCGGAGTTTGGCGATGTACTATTCTCTATGATAAACTACGCACGTTTTCTAGGTATTAATCCAGAAAATGCCTTAGAAAGAACCAATAAAAAGTTCTCCAAGCGTTTTCAGTATTTGGAACGTGAAGCGCAGAAGAAAGGAATTTATCTTCAGGATATGACACTAAAGGAAATGGATATATACTGGGAGGCGGCGAAGAAGGCAGACTAA
- a CDS encoding MATE family efflux transporter, giving the protein MFQNYTKEFSYNIKLSVPVILGMLGHTFVQFADNIMVGQLGTAELAAVSLGNSFVFIAMSLGIGFSTAITPLVAEADGANNRENAKGALKHGLLLCTFLGMSLFGLILLAKPIMFLMKQPTEVVALALPYLDIVAFSLVPLIIFQAFKQFSEGLSQTKYPMYATVIANVVNIILNYLLIFGALGFPKWGIVGAAIGTLVARIIMVAYIWLLLRSKTKFRYYVTAFNFRNIERKIINKIVSLGFPSALQMFFEVAIFTAAIWLSGVLGKNPQAANQIALNLSSMTFMFGMGLGVAAMIRVGNQKGLKNFTELRRIAQSIFFLTFLLEIVFAILFLLGRNWFPTLYLDANDTLHLADNAEVIYLAAQLLLVAAFFQISDGVQVVVLGALRGLQDVKIPTLITFIAYWLIGFPISYYLGLYTDFKSIGIWLGLLTGLTASAIMLYIRFNYLTKKLIAN; this is encoded by the coding sequence TTGTTTCAGAACTATACCAAAGAATTTTCGTATAATATTAAACTATCGGTGCCTGTTATTTTGGGAATGCTAGGGCATACTTTTGTGCAGTTCGCAGATAATATTATGGTCGGGCAGTTGGGAACAGCAGAGCTAGCGGCCGTTTCCCTAGGCAATAGTTTTGTATTTATAGCCATGTCCTTGGGGATAGGTTTTTCTACAGCTATAACCCCCTTGGTAGCTGAGGCAGATGGTGCCAATAATAGAGAGAACGCCAAAGGTGCCCTGAAACACGGTTTACTACTTTGCACTTTTTTAGGAATGTCCTTATTCGGTTTAATTTTGTTGGCCAAACCCATCATGTTTTTAATGAAACAGCCAACAGAGGTGGTAGCGTTGGCCTTACCATATTTGGATATCGTTGCCTTTTCCCTGGTTCCTTTAATCATATTTCAAGCCTTCAAACAATTTTCAGAAGGACTTTCACAGACCAAGTATCCCATGTATGCCACGGTAATTGCCAATGTTGTGAATATCATACTTAATTATCTATTGATATTCGGTGCGCTTGGTTTTCCCAAATGGGGTATCGTCGGTGCCGCCATAGGTACCTTGGTGGCTAGAATAATCATGGTAGCCTATATATGGTTATTGCTCAGAAGCAAAACTAAATTTAGATATTATGTTACGGCGTTCAATTTTAGAAATATTGAAAGAAAGATTATCAATAAAATCGTTTCTCTTGGTTTTCCTTCGGCCTTACAAATGTTCTTTGAAGTTGCTATTTTCACTGCGGCGATTTGGTTGAGCGGAGTTCTAGGTAAGAATCCTCAGGCCGCTAACCAAATAGCTCTTAATTTAAGTAGCATGACGTTCATGTTCGGGATGGGGCTAGGGGTGGCCGCTATGATACGGGTGGGAAACCAAAAAGGATTGAAAAATTTCACAGAACTCCGTAGGATAGCGCAGTCTATCTTCTTTCTGACATTTTTATTGGAAATCGTATTTGCCATACTGTTTTTGTTGGGCAGAAATTGGTTTCCTACCTTGTATCTGGATGCGAACGACACCCTGCATCTCGCCGATAATGCGGAAGTTATTTACTTGGCAGCCCAGTTGTTATTGGTGGCCGCGTTCTTTCAAATTTCGGACGGAGTACAAGTGGTTGTGCTAGGAGCTCTAAGAGGTTTGCAAGATGTTAAAATCCCAACGCTTATTACCTTTATAGCATACTGGCTAATCGGTTTTCCTATTTCGTACTACCTAGGCCTTTATACCGATTTTAAAAGTATAGGCATTTGGTTAGGCCTACTGACGGGCCTGACCGCTTCTGCCATTATGTTGTATATTCGATTCAATTATTTGACTAAAAAATTGATTGCTAATTAA
- a CDS encoding sugar phosphate isomerase/epimerase family protein, producing MNARRDFLIKSGLCCAGALVTPHISLASSPKSVYGVQLYSFRDDMARDAKGTLRKIADLGIKEIESAKSSMGHYYGLSPRDMKTACDELGMKLKSGHVHLDKDFDSTIEEAVAAEQEYLICSSMPSSGQNVDNYKRVAEAFNKAGESCKKLGIKFGYHNHEYEFESENGQVLYDILMDNTEPDLVHMELDLGWVIIAEKDPVHYFEKYPGRFPLWHLKDMNMTEKESTEFGKGGLDIPLMMQYQKLSGVKHIFIEQEEYASNPLDSMRHNLAYLAKL from the coding sequence ATGAACGCACGTAGAGACTTTCTGATAAAATCTGGCTTATGCTGTGCTGGGGCTCTCGTAACGCCCCACATTTCTTTAGCTAGTTCTCCCAAAAGTGTGTATGGAGTACAATTATATTCCTTTAGGGACGACATGGCAAGAGATGCCAAAGGAACGTTGAGAAAAATTGCGGATTTAGGAATTAAGGAAATAGAATCCGCAAAGTCTTCCATGGGTCATTATTATGGCCTTTCTCCCCGGGACATGAAAACTGCTTGTGATGAATTGGGGATGAAATTGAAGAGTGGGCACGTGCATTTGGATAAAGATTTCGATAGCACCATTGAGGAGGCAGTGGCTGCTGAACAAGAATACTTAATTTGCTCGTCCATGCCATCAAGTGGACAAAATGTAGACAATTACAAAAGAGTCGCCGAAGCTTTTAATAAAGCGGGGGAATCCTGCAAAAAGTTAGGTATCAAATTTGGTTATCACAATCATGAATATGAATTTGAATCCGAGAACGGGCAAGTCCTCTATGATATTCTAATGGATAACACAGAGCCGGACCTAGTGCATATGGAACTAGATTTAGGATGGGTCATCATCGCAGAAAAGGACCCGGTACATTACTTTGAAAAATATCCGGGAAGATTCCCCCTTTGGCATCTAAAGGATATGAACATGACGGAAAAAGAGAGTACAGAATTTGGAAAAGGTGGTCTGGACATACCATTGATGATGCAGTATCAGAAATTATCAGGAGTAAAACATATTTTCATAGAGCAGGAAGAGTACGCTAGTAACCCCCTTGACAGTATGCGCCACAATCTGGCATATTTAGCAAAACTTTAA
- a CDS encoding ArnT family glycosyltransferase, translating to MISNLRYWFLILLIVLVYIAGTFVTLFENDSAQFAVMAMRMVQENDFLNLFKGPNEYLDKPHMHYWLAALSFKLFGIYDWAYRIPGILATLLGAYSCFGLGRLLYNAHTGKLAALIFMTAQTIVLSVIDVRTDAILTGFTIFAIWKLATYIENGSVKAIILGALGAGIAFSTKGQIAILVIGLPLLCHVAYTRKWNAFLNWKVLIALLVFGIVISPMLYAYYHQFDLHPEKVIRGKSNRSGIFFIFWEQSFERLSGEGIGKNSSDYFFFFHTFLWVFLPWTILALTSIWCRIKTFIKLKFEYHPKQEFLTLGGIILVFILISFAQFKLPHYLNVTIPLFSVITASYLYDLHRFQKEKATKYLMASQYFILAIVFIASALLCFFVFKVTSLFTYGIFLVGGIIIIYYALKREARYVRLITVSVCASLLLNTVLNFHFYPNLLAYQGGSAMASVVKENTIPVDRIYKIGNDFTWALDFYNRHPVQLITAEDLKEKKDIWVYANEKELETLRATGIDWDKRHSVKQFRITRLQGKFLNPNTRYKVLKKMYLIHIY from the coding sequence ATGATATCCAACTTAAGATATTGGTTTTTAATCCTTCTTATCGTGTTGGTCTATATTGCGGGTACTTTCGTGACCCTTTTTGAGAATGATTCTGCCCAGTTTGCCGTAATGGCAATGCGTATGGTCCAAGAAAATGATTTTTTGAACCTGTTTAAGGGTCCTAATGAGTATTTGGACAAGCCGCATATGCACTACTGGCTGGCCGCACTTTCTTTTAAATTGTTCGGTATATACGATTGGGCCTATCGCATACCTGGAATCTTGGCAACGCTTCTAGGGGCTTATAGCTGTTTTGGGCTCGGTAGACTTCTATACAACGCACATACGGGAAAGCTGGCAGCACTGATATTCATGACCGCCCAAACCATAGTGTTAAGCGTCATCGATGTTCGTACGGATGCCATACTTACCGGCTTTACCATTTTCGCTATCTGGAAATTAGCTACCTATATTGAAAACGGTAGTGTTAAAGCAATCATTCTTGGGGCTCTAGGTGCGGGAATAGCTTTCTCTACTAAAGGACAGATTGCCATATTGGTGATTGGCTTACCGCTTCTTTGCCATGTTGCCTATACTAGAAAATGGAATGCCTTCCTGAATTGGAAGGTGCTTATTGCCTTATTGGTTTTTGGTATCGTAATCAGTCCCATGCTGTATGCCTATTACCATCAATTTGATTTACACCCGGAAAAGGTAATTCGTGGCAAATCTAACCGAAGCGGTATCTTTTTTATTTTTTGGGAACAAAGTTTTGAGCGGCTGAGCGGTGAGGGAATTGGGAAGAACAGTAGTGATTACTTTTTCTTTTTTCATACTTTTTTGTGGGTTTTCCTTCCTTGGACCATACTGGCCCTGACGAGTATATGGTGTAGAATAAAAACCTTCATCAAACTAAAATTTGAGTACCATCCCAAGCAAGAATTTTTAACGCTCGGTGGTATTATATTGGTCTTCATATTAATAAGTTTTGCCCAATTTAAACTGCCGCATTATTTAAATGTGACCATTCCGTTGTTCTCGGTAATAACCGCATCTTATTTGTACGATTTACATCGATTTCAAAAGGAAAAAGCAACTAAATATTTGATGGCGAGCCAATATTTTATTTTAGCAATCGTATTCATAGCTTCGGCTTTATTGTGCTTCTTTGTTTTTAAGGTAACCAGCTTATTTACCTATGGTATTTTTCTTGTAGGCGGAATCATAATCATCTATTACGCTTTAAAAAGAGAGGCCAGGTATGTTCGTTTAATTACGGTTTCCGTCTGTGCATCCCTCTTGTTAAATACGGTTCTTAATTTTCATTTTTACCCAAATTTATTGGCCTATCAGGGTGGGTCCGCAATGGCATCCGTCGTAAAGGAAAATACGATTCCTGTCGATAGGATTTACAAAATCGGAAACGATTTTACATGGGCTTTGGACTTTTATAATCGTCATCCGGTTCAATTAATAACGGCAGAAGACCTTAAGGAAAAGAAAGATATTTGGGTGTATGCCAATGAAAAGGAGTTAGAGACCCTTAGGGCAACCGGTATAGATTGGGACAAAAGACATAGTGTAAAACAGTTTCGAATCACCCGTTTACAGGGCAAATTCTTAAATCCTAATACGCGTTATAAAGTCTTGAAGAAAATGTATCTCATACATATTTATTGA